The Carassius gibelio isolate Cgi1373 ecotype wild population from Czech Republic chromosome B5, carGib1.2-hapl.c, whole genome shotgun sequence genome segment AGGTGAGGATTACAGAATGTATAGTTAACATGAGACGATTattcataaacaacaacaaaaaaaggaaaaaatctcAAATTAAAGTCTACATAAAAACTGAAGTATACAAGGTGTGTACTGTAACAGAGGTGGACAATTATTTAAAGttcccctattatggatttttgaaaattcattacccataataggggcactttataCTAGATTATTTGCAACTGCTTCTGTATTCATTTGATTATAAATGTAGCAGCCGTATTGCTTCAAAAGAAGAATCTAATAcacttaaatatacttttaaaattttttacaatttacagcatttataacatttccaGTTTACCCCTTGTATAAAGAGACCCCAGAGAAGATACTCTTGCACACATCTACGGCATGTGAAACTGCTCTGATGTGTTTGTTTTGGCTTGTGTGCTATTATTTCACTCTGTTTACAGGATACAAAAGTGGAACAGAGATGCCTTGGTCTGGGATCTTGAAGGCAGCAATAAGGTTGCCAACTTTCCTAAAGAGCCTTTCCTTCATCCCAGGAGCcacctagagagagagagagagagagagagagagagagaaaacagaattTCTCAAAAATATTCTTCCTGTAAAGAGGCAAAGGGCAATATGCTTTACTGTAAAAGTGTACAATTTAATAATGGTTATAATGATGACGCAAAATGTTAAGGTGGTTCTTCCATTTCCGTTGAGccagtttgtttctttttatagaaatatttgtgagatATTTTGCTGGTGTGGCTGGTGGTTGATGCTGATCTTTTACAGGAAGCACAATGAAGGcagataaaacaaaatgtaaagcttATCCACACTGATATAAACTGTGGCAATGCCCGTTTAAAACGGTTTAAAGATGCCATTCTAATGTTATAAGATACTTGATCTTTAATTATTGTGGATGATTGGACTTCAGTCTAAACTATTTTGggttatgaaccaaaatgcaaatGTTTCTCGACATCTCTGGGGTGTGTTTACAAGTTGCACATCCTGCCATTTCCTTGGTGTGTTCAAAACGAGATGTGGGTGATGCTGAAAAATAACAGATGTATATGGCGATTCTCTGGCTGTTCATTTGTGTGGTGTGCGGCTATAAATACGTGCAACACACTGaccacagagagaaaaaaaatctgctgtGCACTGCTACAGTAAATAGTCTAGTGCTTCTCTTCTTGTTTCAAAAGTATCAGAGTCATTAATGTACTACCAGAAGTAGTCACAGTAAACATACTGTACTGTATTCCGAACATCAAACAAAACATATGCCAAGACAGAAGTATGCATTTATATTAAGACATTAATATTCAGGTTTCAAGCACAAAGGTCCAAAAATCTATTCGTACCTCTATTGTCCAGAGGCCATCCTTTCGTTTGAACACTCTGTAGGTGTAAACCCATCCATCACACCTGAAGATTTACACACAGTCATAATGTTATTCGCAGCACAGTATTTAAATTTGGAACCACCCTGTTTGAGTttccaaactcagtcctggagggctggtgtccagcagaatttagctccaacttgcttcaacacacctgcctggaagtttcaagTAGACACTGATTGGctgattcaggtgtgtttaattagagttggagctaaactctgcaggacagtggaccCCTGTTTGGACACCCCTGACTAAAGTAAACTATTTGAGATAcctgttttatcttttttattttttaaagattagttCTGTAATGACACCTGGTATTAAATTTATAAGTGCAGATCAttaaaacaatctttaaaaaatttcacattttacaaaaacactgTAGAACTACGGATTATCTTTAATTCAATATGCATAATTCTGACTGGTCACTCTGCTCATCCCGGTGATGAATCCGGCACTACTTTCATATCACAACAACACAAATCTACTTAACTACAACTACTCTCGTTTCATACAAATGCACATTACTCCATCTTGAGTCTCAGTTATTGTATTAAAAAAGTAACCTCATAGTGTCTGAGTAtcggttttactgtatttttgtactAGAGTTCCTCTTATTGTTAGGTCTATTGTTTTTAGGCATTATACATCATGTaagattatataattaaaaaactcAGTTCAGTATCTTATGtccatatttgtttatttgatgaGTAGCTGTGTAATAAAGGTAATATAGGCGCACTGGTTTATCTGCTCGAGCCGGAGGCGTGGGCTGATCTCGAGGCACACGACACTGATACACACAGAGCCTGAAGATACAGTGAAGAATGCAGTCGCCTTCGCCACGTGATCCGTAACATCTCTGTGAAATCTTGTGAGAACTATTTAAATTCGGCGCAGAATTCTGCTAAAGCTACAGATATAATAAAAACACCACTGATGTGGAAACCATGAAAAACATTGTTCAATAAACACAAATCTCCAGCACTTCAAAGCTTTAAGTATTACCcaatttgaaaattatttttaatttgacgaTTTTTGTTCATCCTTCATATGTTTCACCCATAAATAAAGCTAAACATTTCATAATGTAGGAAagcaaacaattattaaaaaataaaaaatatatattacatggcCACTATAGACGGCTGCAGAGAAGTAGTAGGCCATTTCCACTAcctaatatagcctatatatttttgtattcattaaattatatttagaaattatgAATGGCAGTAATACAAAGTACATTTTATCAGATGTAGATCAAAATGTTTATTACATCTGTAAGTCGTCTGCTAAAGATCTGGGAAACATCTGCAGCTACTCTGATAAACGCCTCAGAAGCAGTTTTGCATGCTTTCTAataaatgtctatttgacatctgacagGAAACATCTTAGAGACGTACTGTAGATGAacaagcactcttaaaaatacatcttgcaTATGTAAATGCAGATATTAGATGTGAGATTAGGGTGAGTGCTTTACTGTCAGGTGCTGGAGCCACCTTCTGTAGAACTTAAAGGCACTAGAGCTGGCGTCCTCAAACGTTAGTCTGGAGACCTACAGTGGTTCTCCAAGTCATGATAGTGTTAGAAGAGTGTTGTCTGTGGTATATGTAAATTTTGAAAAAAGCCACAGCAAAATCAGTTATTTTAGGACGCAAAAATCTGAAAAACAGTTCCGCGAAACCCTGGAGGGACTCCTTAATGTGAAAAAATGTGCTAAAATTGTCAGTCAGTTGcgttgtattatttgtatttatcattGTTTTTGCCCTCTATGCCTAAATCAGACCAGACAGTAACACATTTATGGTCACAATAACCCACCAGATGTGCACCACGGCACTATGTTACAGATTATACACCAGTCCAGAGAACACAGATGCAGTAATGTTACTCACAGCACACACACGCAGTAAGACCCCGCTGTGCTCGCGCTGTCTCTGATCAGATAGCTGCCGTCTCTGCCCGCTTTACTCAGGATCTCTTCTGCTTGCCTCTTGCTGATGTGCCCGTGATACTCTGCCAGCTCCTCCATTCTGTCTCACTgcctctcacgcacacacacagagagacagacaccaCAAACACCAGAGGTGATCGACCTAGCTGTGAAGGAAGTCAAGAAAAGCTTTGAGTGACTGTCACTGATCTAGGGTCAGCTGCAGATATCTTTTGAACGTTATGCTATTCgtatagtaaataaatattagtGTAAACAGAATATGCTACTTTAAATGTCggcattattacatattttatcagTTCGAGAGAGATTTCATTAAAGAGCCGTTTTATGGTAGGCTACTCCTACCTCCTGACACTTTATAAGGATTTCTCTACACATAGATTAAATAGTTTGTCTGCTTTAAGATCTTCATAACCGCATTATTTATTACGGATGCATGAAAACACACTTCCTATTCCCAGAAACGTTAATACTTTAGTTTTATTctcacattttaaaatcatattccAACATTCGAACTCTCGAATTGGATAATGGTTATGATATAATTTTGCCATGAAGTGAAGTCTGACAAGACTAAGTATTTTATACGCATTTATCCAGTGCACTTACCATTACGAGTGTGAGATGCTGCACTAGACCACTGTGTCCACGCGGGGGCGCTGCAGTCCCGTTATAATGATGCGATCGAGCCTTGTAGCCTCATTTTAGAATTAAATTAGCGTTTAAGACACACTATATGATTAAGTACAGTTGACATGCATTGTAAAGCTATAGAATGAATAGTAATATTATTGCCTGTTTCAGTTCAAGGCGTAGCTAGAAGTAGACAAAATAAAACCCATAACAGTCatgaacattacatttattcatttagctgacgctttggataaaagcgactTACAACTGCTATATATACATGTCAGgggtcgcatgcctctggagcaactaggggttaagtgtcttgctcagggagacattggtgtctcacagtggattcagaCCCGGGTCTCGGGACAAAAGGCAACACCACTATGCCAACACCACCGACATAATTTAAATTCAACAATGATCAGCCATTAGGAGGATGTAGTGCATTTGCTGTTCTATTATCTTGATctcaataatgtttatttaaacagttACTGTATTTcgcctataaataaataaataaataaagatcctTTGACCTCAAATACCCccaccctctttttttttttttttcttttttttttttcttttttctgatgcACTTTggatcgctttggataaaaggagtctactaaatacataaatgtaaattcactTTATTGGTCTCACACTTAAACCTTAGCCTAGCCACACTGAAAACTCTGTGGGGAGTCAGTATGGCACAGAGATGACTACCTCAAAATTATGACAAGAGTCTGTACTCTGTTATTTGCAAGGCAAAGACTTTACtcataaatatgaattatatgtTACATGACGTTTGACCAGTATTGCTGAATTGTTGATTGAAAGGAATATGTTGCTAATCAGCTGGCAACTAAAGAGATTCTACTATTATAAGGCCATGgtcatttatgaatatttataaataaatgagaattTAATCTGCTTTATTTTAGTTTGTGGAAGTAAATATTAGGTAAAGTGTAAATTCATTGTAATCTTCTTCATAATAATATGCCTTATTTAAAGAATACTTAATATGAGGGGAAAAAAGATCTGAAATATTAACTGTAGCTCTGATGAATTTAGGAGATGACATTTAGCATCAACCTGAAATTTCATAACTTTTTTTAGTTATGAAAAGGGATTAGATTTGTCTCTGTCGAAGCACTGAGGATGAGGGTTGAGTCTTAAGTTCATTTTGGTCTCTCTCAACTCCTGCTCAGCTCTTTCCAGCCGTCTGACTTTTTCGAAGTAAGCCTTAATCAACATATCCTGAAGCTCCTGATCAGTGTTCACGTTCatctctgaagaaaaaaaaattatgtttacagTCATGTATTAATATTCAGTTGTTCCTGTATCTGCCAGAATCATCTGTTCTTGGGTATAACCTTTCATGAACATTTTTTCTAATTGCACTCACCAGCCATTAGAGCAGATTTATCCATTTTGTTTGTCTCCTCTTCGATCCATATTTTGTCTATCTGTAAGGTGAAGAGTTATACAAACTAGATTTGAAAACTAAtttcttcatttcatttttatttttgttcttttatgaGACTAAGACATAAtatgaactttattttttataataatttttttatttaacaaattaaaatgtataatgttaattctattgttttattaatgtcaCGTTTAAGCCATATTTATTCTTGACATATCTGGTGATAACTATATCAGACAGCCTTCATTAATATATATTCCAGTCGAACCACATTTGAAGGAGCAGTGtggtcattttaaatgaattaacatCGAGGCTTTCTTACCTCAAACAGCattagctgaatagtttggccttgAAATGTTGGTGACTGACTCACAGGTTGGACTTCAGTTTTTATCCTCACTAAGAAGATGATAACTCAAGCGTGAATAGGTTTGTGTAAAATCTGTTTTTAGATACCTCACCCAACTACACTAAGTCATTTAGTATTGGGCTTCTTTAAGCGGCACTGctagaaaacattaaaaatggaTCCTATGATCCAGTGGTTTCAGTTTACTTCATTCTGacaaaaaaatgttaattcaCACTCTGGTTTGATAGAATGGACTCACCTCCTATTGTAAtccaacccgttctcatcagtctgcgtataaataacacgactttacactttctatttgcgtgtaatgcatacgccaaatgccatttttgcgtgcatatgatacgccaatccttcccattaatttcggtggagagcagatgcgtccaaataacacgcatcatcttcagcggcagtgacgtcactagcgaggctcgttcagttcacctgatgcgcgtacaccttcaaacaggtaagcaagggtaaatatatttttgtattcttctttttgtaatgatatcacgtggttaagcgtattgttttaattatttcagtatttctgcatcacgttagacagggccgtgtttttaaagggcagtttatgctccaattatgggtcagtgggctgctcagctagcctaccattgtcattagcctaagctaacctgtactgtttatagacctgttgcagttttaaatacatttatgatttgacatatgggtcttcagcttttagacatgactaatacaagcacaacaaagcacccaacccaatatcgcgtgataatcgtgatcgtgtaaaaagtccacacatttagcatatttttacaatactagcctaacttttgcttgaccacgtcatgtgtagccaatacacacacagtaactacagcatatttaccatgcttctcctactgtaaccgtagttttactctggactttgtaacgcacataaccacgacatttactatgggtttaccatagtaaccatagttttactctggtatttgtatttactaacacacaataaccacaacatttactatgggtttaccatagtaaccatagttttactctggtatttgtagttactaatacacaataaccacaaatttactatgggtttaccatagtaaccatagttttactctggtatttgtatttactaacacacattaaccacaaatttactatgggtttaccatagtaaccatagttttactctggtatttgtatttactaacacacaataaccacaacatttactatgggtttaccatagtaaccatagttttactctggtatttgtatttactaacacacaataaccacaacatttactttgggtttaccatagtaacca includes the following:
- the sh2d1aa gene encoding SH2 domain containing 1A duplicate a — encoded protein: MEELAEYHGHISKRQAEEILSKAGRDGSYLIRDSASTAGSYCVCVLCDGWVYTYRVFKRKDGLWTIEVAPGMKERLFRKVGNLIAAFKIPDQGISVPLLYPVNRVK